Within the Lacerta agilis isolate rLacAgi1 chromosome 15, rLacAgi1.pri, whole genome shotgun sequence genome, the region TTCACTTTCATATCACACGTCCAgagctgcatgtttactcaaactGAACAGACtcaggttttcatcagctatgcaTGAGGAGGACACAGGCTTATATTAACATTTATTTCAATTTGCTGAAGAGTTTATGAGCCACACAATGGTCTCTAGCATGTAAGAAGTCAAAGAGTTCTTCTGTACACTTCTCCTCTGTATGGGACTTGGATGACACTCGAGCATTACACTCCTCTAAACGTTCCCGAGCTTTCACACATTTCTCAATCTGTTCACAATGCTCCCTGACAGTAGTTAAAGGATCCACaagctcttcttcctcctcctcgggGTCCCCGCTCCGGCCCTCCAGCGCCTTCTCATCCTGCCACCCCATCGCCGCAAATCTCCCTCAAGCCTCGCTGCGCTTCCCCAGAAGcacctatttacactgttgaatttatcttaacgctg harbors:
- the LOC117060186 gene encoding cytochrome b-c1 complex subunit 6, mitochondrial-like; this encodes MGWQDEKALEGRSGDPEEEEEELVDPLTTVREHCEQIEKCVKARERLEECNARVSSKSHTEEKCTEELFDFLHARDHCVAHKLFSKLK